The Aedes aegypti strain LVP_AGWG chromosome 3, AaegL5.0 Primary Assembly, whole genome shotgun sequence genome contains a region encoding:
- the LOC110679193 gene encoding LOW QUALITY PROTEIN: putative oxidoreductase GLYR1 homolog (The sequence of the model RefSeq protein was modified relative to this genomic sequence to represent the inferred CDS: inserted 2 bases in 1 codon; substituted 1 base at 1 genomic stop codon): protein MGIQSGDFSSMSNNTPALNVCRYNEMSNPSSQQNWLARTFKKRSTIFVCFIKLLGFSPWPGRISEPPAELRRITAKKNIPVRCIFFFGSNNYAWIEETXKPYQEFKEKLLSSCKSAGFKEAVQQIEEFIASPENFQHLFASEXDNRPDPDVEFNKLRKGGTESGEETTVNNTSTPAALESVETKPVTAKKSAAKKKAASTTKARAIGNKAKAAAALKDTSSPKRKRKILNDTTGDVSSLDLDTFSPVRRNVPVSHLLNRPTVARPATPEIDMSCVSNALQSRNIQASNLKFGFLGLGMVKNLLNSGHSVVVWNRTATKCRKFQEVGAEVADTPSDVIEMADVTFSCVADPQFAKELVFGNCGVMSANLVGKGYVEMTGVDPETSHDIAEQIISKGGRYLEAQIQGSKNQAEKGTLIILAAGERVLFEECQICFEAISRNSFYMGDVGNATKMNLVLQMISGVMLAGIAEGLALANRAGLQQKDVLEVLELTSMSSELVMQKGNAIIKGEFPPQQELKHMQKDLKLALNLAEGLEHPLPITAASNEVYKLAKCLGYGSHDSSAV, encoded by the exons atgggtatacaaagtggagatttttcctCAATGTCCAATAACACCCCTGCATTGAATGTTTGTAGAtataatgaaatgtcaaatcCCAGCTCACAACAAAACTGGCTCGCTCGCACATTTAAAAAAAGATCAACAATTTTCGTTTGTTTTATAAAACTGCTAG GCTTCTCGCCCTGGCCAGGTCGTATCTCGGAGCCCCCGGCAGAGCTCCGCCGTATTACCGCCAAGAAAAACATTCCCGTTCGATGCATTTTCTTCTTTGGTTCCAACAACTATGCATGGATCGAGGAAAC CAAGCCATACCAGGAGTTCAAAGAGAAGCTGCTCTCGTCGTGCAAGTCGGCCGGCTTCAAGGAGGCCGTTCAGCAAATCGAAGAGTTCATCGCCTCGCCGGAAAACTTCCAGCATCTGTTCGCCTCGGAGTAAGACAACCGCCCCGAtccggacgtcgagttcaacaAACTGCGCAAAGGTGGCACCGAAAGCGGCGAGGAAACGACCGTCAACAACACGTCCACCCCGGCAGCGCTGGAATCGGTCGAAACGAAACCCGTAACGGCCAAGAAATCCGCCGCCAAAAAGAAAGCTGCTTCCACAACCAAAGCCCGCGCGATAGGCAACAAAGCGAAAGCTGCAGCGGCCCTGAAAGATACTTCATCGCCCAAGCGCAAACGGAAAATCCTCAACGATACCACCGGCGATGTGTCCTCACTTGATCTCGACACTTTCTCCCCGGTGCGTCGCAATGTACCTGTATCACATCTGTTAAACCGACCAACGGTAGCGCGCCCGGCCACGCCGGAAATCGATATGA GCTGCGTGTCGAACGCGCTCCAGTCGCGCAACATTCAGGCCTCGAATCTGAAATTCGGGTTCCTCGGACTCGGCATGGTCAAGAATCTACTCAATTCCGGCCACTCGGTCGTGGTTTGGAACCGGACGGCCACCAAGTGTCGGAAGTTCCAGGAAGTGGGCGCCGAAGTCGCCGACACCCCGTCGGACGTGATCGAAATGGCCGATGTGACGTTCTCGTGCGTTGCCGATCCCCAGTTTGCCAAAGAGTTGGTATTCGGAAATTGTGGCGTCATGTCGGCCAATCTGGTCGGCAAAGGCTACGTTGAGATGACCGGCGTCGATCCCGAAACGTCACATGACATTGCAGAGCAAATTATCTCCAAAGGAGGACGATATCTAGAAGCACAAATTCAGGGATCCAAAAACCAAGCGGAGAAAGGAACGTTAATAATTCTGGCCGCCGGCGAACGGGTGCTGTTCGAGGAATGCCAGATCTGCTTCGAGGCCATCTCGCGCAACTCGTTCTACATGGGCGACGTGGGCAATGCCACCAAGATGAATCTGGTCCTGCAGATGATCTCCGGCGTGATGCTGGCCGGTATTGCCGAGGGGCTGGCGCTGGCCAATCGAGCGGGTCTTCAACAGAAGGATGTCCTGGAAGTGCTGGAACTGACAAGCATGTCGTCAGAGCTGGTTATGCAGAAGGGAAATGCAATCATCAAGGGCGAATTCCCGCCCCAGCAGGAACTGAAGCACATGCAGAAGGACCTCAAGCTGGCGCTGAACCTGGCCGAAGGTCTGGAGCACCCCCTGCCCATCACGGCCGCCTCCAACGAGGTGTACAAGCTCGCGAAATGCCTCGGCTACGGTTCCCACGATTCCAGCGCAGTTTAG